The DNA window GTACACTAAAATTAAGTTCCCAGCATtataatatgtacataaaatagataaacatacctaataaaaataaaatgtaaaaacttACTTTTGCTGCACGGTTTGGTATTAAAAACTGTTAGATTTTGAAAAACTAGGTGCgccaaaagtgttgcatatcGTACATCGCAGAACAGTGTCGAGGcgcaaccacagcaacaatgACAGAACGCGGCATTTACAACAAAACactacacttaaaaaaaaaaaagataaaaatgtttgcacttTTGTATGCTGTAAGTTTTTAAGTTAAGTAGCTGCTTCAGTGTTTCTTCtatttgtttagttgtttcctttgcctttgctgttgctgggcaCGAACTAACGGCAACGCAGTCTCGCGACCAACTGAGGCGCCCAGTGACAGCAGCCGCATTATAAGAAGCAGCCCTCAGTTACAGGACAGGgcacgagagagagagagagagagagagagaaaggcaGAGGGCTGTAAAAGTAAGCAACTGATATCGTCAGCTGCGAACgatttaataacaacaaccacacGCATGTCACCGACAGTAGCACCAAAAGTAACGGCTACCCCAAAATGAAAGCTTTATtgcaaaagcttaaagctgcaGTTGGGAACTTATGTTTATGCTGGCAATGCTGTTTCGAGCTGTCATATTATTAAGAGTTATCACAACTGTCACATTGACAGTTGCTCTTAATTATTGTGTTTACGTAGTGGGGTACATAGCATAGAGCGAGTTAATTGGCTTACAGGGTTGCAATCATTTCTCAGGATGTCTCAGGATAGAGTTGCCCTTTAATGTTCCTCATTGTGCAATAACtcaaaaataactttttttcttACCAAAGCTTCGCAAAATAGGTAACACTAACGACTGCTagctatttgcatataaactaTCGTGTGAAACAAAATGCttgccaaaatatataaaaaatttaaatgaagatcGCTAATTTATTCTTTAGATATAGGATATGTCTAAAGATATGGGAGTCAGAATATCTCATCCAAAATTAgtgttattaatataatttatacattttgcaaGCACTTCAACGAATTAGGCtttgtgtatatttaatatgtatatttacaattaaaatcgACTTGttcttaatatttaataatatatatatttcaaaggTCCATTTATAATGGTTAGACTACATTGTTTGGCCACACGACGCTCTCAATAAAGTCTAAATATGAGGACACACGTGTATAAAGTCCAGGCGTTTTTGTGGCACAGCCAAAACCCGCCGATATGACACCCACAATGCTATACTTATGATTAACAATATCTTCTTCGAGCACCAAAGGTCCACCGGAATCACCCTGACAAGCATCAGCCTTCTGCTGTAATTTGTCTGCGGCACAAAGCAGCGACGGTATTAGACCATTTGGCAGGAAACGTTTGCTATTCGGCTGCTCCAAATATGCTTCATTGCACTGACTTAAAGGCACCACACTCAGTGGTGCACGCAGCAAAACTTTCGATGTACGGCGAGCTGAAAAAAATGGGATGTTAACTGAAGTATGCATTGAGTTAACTTAGACACTTACTGGTCTGATTCATGACACCCCAGCCAGCAACGTAAAGCTGCGAATTTGTTGGTGGATCGCTCGCACTTGCATCCAGACAGGCGGGATATACATAATAGGTTAAATTAACTTCATGTTCAAGCTCAAGTATGGCTATGTCATGATATTTGGTGCTGCTTACATAATCCGGATGTACGACAATATTGTCCTGATGGAATCAAAGAATCACTCactgatttatttgttttacaatttcCAAAGGCACCTTACCGTTACAGCAATATCTTGATAGTAGGAGCTCAAGTTCTCAATATTCACGGAACCAAGTCGCACATGTACAGGCGTATCGTTCTGACTATTCACACAATGAGCGGCTGTTAGAACATGACGGTTTGATATCAACGTGCCGCCGCAACGATAAGAAAACGATCCGAAATTGCTGAAAGCAATAGCGGCCATGTGTGGATATACACCAGGATCCACGGGAAGGCCGCCCAAAATCTGATACGTTATGGACTCGACTTTATCACGTGCCTCAATTTTGCGGCAAGctagaaaattgcaaaaaagaaaagtattttgaggatttatttacttgttgaataattaaatacgcACCTCGCACGGCTGGTCGCTCCTCCATTGCACCTGTGTCCACACGTGTAGTGGGTGTGGCTGGTAGAGCtctaactgttgttgttgttgttgtagttgttgttgtggatgTAGTGCTGCAAAATGTAAATCGAATTAAAAAACACGTTGTAGTTTAATTTGAGAATCCGTGTGTGTATATTGCAAGGTCAAGTGTCAATTGTCAAGCATGTTGCGAAGGCTGCACAAACCCATTTATTATTGCATCCAGGTTTTCTCTAAAGTAAAATGGCTCCCAAGGATCCTCAATTATAGGTGCTGCTGTAGTAGTTGCAGGATTAAAGCTATTAACTTGTTGCGCAGGTACAATATTCATGCCTCGTTGTTGCAAACGATCATTGACAAGTTTTACAAGAGTCATGGGCGTTGTGCTGGGCGGTCGATTAATAAATATGGGTggtctatttattattttgggTGTTCTATCTCTGGCcgctgttggtgctgctgctgctcccaaaGGTCCCATGTCCTgaaatagctgcagcttttgtgaCTTCTCCATACGCTGTGGCTTGGACTCTGAATTATCTTTACTTCTGGCGCCATTTGTGAGCATCTGATGAAGGTCGAAGTAGGAGGATTCTGGATCCAGGAGCGCTTTAGTGCTTGGCTCAGTTGTTGTTCTCGTTATTGGTGCTGTTGTTACCTGGCTTGGGCTAAATGTACAGTTAGGTATATTAGCTGTACGGAGCAACTAATTAAACGACAagaacatgcaacaacaattggcacaATGCTTGGGGGACAATTAAcaataagcttttatttttccaaCAGACACAATTTTTCTTCTTACCCCGTATCTTCATCATCACAGCATTCAGCTACAGGACAGCATACAATCTCCTCACGTGGTCCAAAACCACAGCTGGGCACCTCATTTTGTGATAATCGCCccgattttatatatttctctaTATGTGGCTCACACTTGGATGAGAGACGGCAAATGCCAGGCATATTTTCTTTGACTATGCATGAATCGCCTTCTGCAACAAGTTTGATAAATATTGAGTTctcaaaaacatatttaatacgTCATTACCTTCCCGAGCTTCTGAATGTTCCAATTGACAGAGCATAAGAGCACATATCAGCAGACTGGCTGCATAATAGTTTAGGTTGCTTAACGGATTTATGAGCGCCATTATGTCTTGATgtaatatttcaattgctgtATAAATGTTTGAGTTAAGtattaattttgaaagtaaattttgttttgaaatttttgcaataattgcaaatatttttaaataatgataatatttttcaatgaatttctttttcttgGTACTtagaaatcatttttatactGTTCTTAGTATAAagctattaattatatataatgatgtatatatatattttataaatttttttttttttgtttcttagtGTTTACGCTATGTTGAACGCTGATAATTTGCAACCTGTTATTGACCCAGTATTAACTTTAAGTAGAGCATTAGAACTGTAAAACCCCAATAGCAATCAAATATTCATTTGTTATGAAACTATAAGTATAAGAATTTACCAAACTGAAATGGCTTATCTAATAAGCGTCtagctgcatattttaaacaacaagaagaataTTTTAGGTTgaacaaaatttgaaaaaatactTGTTGATAAATTGCGCTTCAAATTCAAggtatttgaatttgtttcaagtttatttgaattacttggtatatatatttaaatataataacaatgcGCTTTTTATATGATACTTGTATTATGATTAGAATAATTGCATTGGCAGCTAATACTGCAATAAGTagttgcatatgcatatgctaaaataaatcCAATGATGTCAGAGTTTGAACAATGACAATACATGTATAATTTGTACCTATGTTTATGGAATGCATTGCTTACATTCGTTATTGTTATTACGTTTTGGCAAGCTTTACTGTCACTTGGATTTTATTATTGCGACATTTAAGAACTGAACTCGTTTTAACTTTTAACACGCTTCTTAAactcatatatgtatgcgtatgtatggcatccatgcatatacatatatacataatatgtatGTGATTTGAATCGAATTCCCAATCacatgaatataaaaaaatgaaaatgtttattacatttgccttgtttttgtttttaattattatcaaaCAAACCTTTGACACGCTTTAATGccacttacatatatatttttaattgtctgatgataacagcaaacaaactgaCAAACTTAGTTGTtctataaattcattttcaatatagcACGCAAAACAGCacagaaaagaaaatataattcataaaataataGTATCGAATAAAATtagtatttcaattaaaaacaacaacaaaaagtattgAAACCGGTGTCTGCAATGTTAAAACGCAAATCATTCAACACCCACACGCCTCCGACCGACAACCGCACAGCAACGCGTCACTTTTTGAACTAAAGCTGAGTTTAGAACCGAACCGCCCTGAGAGCGTCTGTAATGAGCAGAGCGTGGGGCGAGAAAGACGAAGTGAGCACAGCATCTGTTGTGAGCGAAGTATAGCGACTAAACGAACGAAGCCTCAAGCTACGCTCATGAGATGCACTAATATAAGATAGCGAATTGCGCTCTTCGGTTTTGAGTGTTTCGGGTACTTAGCTTcggtcgctctcgctcacaccgTTTACAAAAcgaacagagcgagagcgagcaagcagcaaaatggAAGAAGAAGCGTGGGGAACCCAAGAGCACAAACCGCTACTTTATATTATTCTACCATGGCTACGCTCAGGCCACCAAccggttttatttttagcaaggtacaaaatcaaacaaatcaaatcatcCGAGTGAGCGTAAATTAAAGACTACTAATACGTACATATAGACATACTatacctacatacatatgcacataaatatgtatgtaacttatgcatgtttgtatttgtgtaaaGTAAACAACACAGACCGGCGACAAGAATGAGTCAAAGGGAAATACTTAGCAAGatcaagagcgagagcgagagcctTAGCGTATTGGCTAAGCGCAGTGAAAAcagatttgttttgttgttgttatggttttgcccaaaaaatattttattctgtGCTTTTGGAATTGAATTAATCATGCATCAACATCAGATATTTTTCAACTAATTATGTTTCTGACATTTCTGAAAAAATATTCCTGTCGTAAATAAAATGGTTATTGTTCGCTATAAATAATCAAGTATATGTGAATGTATTGAGcattttacaatattaaatgaTAACCAGCTTacgtttaattatatttacatatcaattaattaaattataatcaCATTTGCAAGCATATTCAACAAGATGCAGCAATATAGCCACAAAATTTAGACTAGCTTAGCTTACCAAAGACTTCTTGTGATGCTCCACAAACTCAACAAGCTGTGAGTCCAACACAGTTGTAAAGTACATAACTTCATCGCTGCACTTTGCGCCCGTGGGCGTAGCCACGCCCATCACACACCGACTGCCATTAGGgcgcaacaaatgcaatacgctgccaacaacagcagggcAAGGGGCGCAAGCGCTGCTGGAATTGCTGGCAAGCAGCGCATTTGGGTCCCTAGGCGTTAAGCAGATATGCTTGGCGGGTAAATCTTGCACGCCCCCCAGATTTGGCAGCTCCTGGCAAGCACTTTGCGGCAGCAATCGCATGGGCAGCTCATACAGAGCACAGTCGCTGCCTGTAAATTGGGCAGAGAGAGAAGGAGAGAGGGTTGGCTTGGCTAGTTGCTATGCATTGAGCGAGAACTTACCATTGCCTAAGGCCCATGCGCTGGCTACAATTTGTCCACTCACTTGCAATCGCGTCACTTCGAACTGTGAACAAAACGACGCTACGCTCACTTGCGCAGTACTCTCTGGCCCCAGGAGCAGCGGCTTTTGTAGTCGTAGCAGCGCCAAGTCTTGACGGTAGAGCAACACTTGCTGCCAGCGGAAAAGGTGAAAGACACGAGTTAGATCGAGAGAGAAATAGAGatagacagagacagagacataGATAGAACACTTACAGTCACTTCGACTAGGTAATCCTCCTCCACATCCGCGTCCAGTAGATCCGCCACACCAAAGATTGCATGACTTGGACGACCACAAGCGGCAGCGCTTAAAAGCAGCTGCGGCATTAGCACCAACGCTGTACAGCGATGCACATGACCATCGGCTGCAGCATTCAGATATGCCAAGCCCGCCAAATGCGTGTAGTTGGGTAGGAGCAGTTGAGCTACCGCCAACAGCTGCTCATCTGTGAGCGCCGTTGTTGTCGGCGCTGTTGTCGTCCTTTGGGGCAGCGGCAGACCAACGCGTGTGGAAGTTTTCAACTGCACTGGATTATTCCACTCACTCCGTGGTTGCAATGGCAAATTGGTTGGACAACATATGATCTCTTCAGTAGTGCCACCGCGACATGTTTGTATATCTTCATCCTGCAGTCGACGCTGACGCAACAGTGTTCCAACGCTGTCACATTTAGAAAGCGGCAAGCATTTGCCTTCGTACAGCGGCGTATGGCAGGAGGCACCGCTATAATTGTCGCTCTGTGGAAACACAATGCTATCGCGATTTGGACGAATGGTCTGTGCCACAGAGCGCGCCAAATATTCGCGATCTGTAGAAAATATGCTTAACCAATGTTGGttctcagttgttgttgttgttgttgttattgttattggtGGTATTGATGTGGGTATTACAGCTGCTTGCTCCACTGGACAACAAATTTTCTCACCACGCGTCGTAAAGCCACAATTCACCACAGCCTCTGGCTGCAGTCGACCACTTTTGATAAACTGAGGCAGCGAATCGCAATTCTCTGCTGGCTGACAGCTGCTGCGGTAGCCATCAGTTGCGCATGGATCGCCCACTGTTTAAGAGTGAAAATCAAAGtagataaaaaaaactcattatatacacatacacacaccaacacgcacgcacacttaCCCTCTAAGCTATGATAgccaacacagcagcaacagaacaGCGCTGTTATCAAGAACAGCAATAGTGACATGACCCGACTCAGACTACGAACTTGTCGGCTGCGTCGTTCGCGCTCAACTGTCGCTCTCGCATGTGTTGAGTAGCGCTCTAAGCTGCGCTCCAAGCAAACGTAACATCAAACTGACTCAGCAACTGTATTAGAGTCATGCTAAGCTTaatctctgtctctctctctctctctcttgaaATTTTCTTGCGCCAAGCTTGTgatttacatacaaatgtatgcttataaatagatatatacatacatatgcatttgggaagcacaaaattgaattatttgatGCGATTAGTgagtaacaaacaaaaataaagtcaatAAAATACCAGTTTAAGTAATGAATAGGAACTTTGGCAACGTTTCGTTAGTTGTCAAATGTTTGGAAAGAAAATTTAAGGAAACTATTTGGCTTGTTAATGATTTAGAAAAAAACAGTACTAAAATTTAACCCCCCACCCCAAAAGATGGACTCTTCCGTTGAATTGCTAGCCTCAGACTTTTTTTATGGCTGGGACTTACTATATAGAACCGAAGAGGAACGCTTAAATAAGAAATCAGATGTGCTGATGCTACTGATGCACTTTCTGCTAACCAAGCACTATAACTTTCGTTGCCTGGGCATTGGTGATGATAatcataacaacaataacaattatgaGGAACAAGCTGGCAGTGAATTACTACCAGATGCTTGGAATAGTGATAGCAATAAGTACGCATTGCATTATGTGCATAACGAATTATTCTATACACTTATGGGACATCTAACCAATGACGCACTCATAATTAATCTACTGGATGTGCAAACGAAAAATGTCTCCAATGTATGCGTCATGCCGCAGGCATTGGTGGCCCAACTTAAGGGCAATATATCACAGACACTGCCCAATGCAATGGACACGGTTAAACGTTTTCGCAAAGAGCTTTGCGACCCAGTAGTTGGTGTCAAAAGACGAGAGGCAaccacacagcagcagacagcaacCAGTTCTGAGAGAGATCCCTTGCTTATAGCGGAACATAGACAGCCGAGCATGTATATGCCGCAAACACTTGGCCCACCGTCGTACAGCATGCCCAATGTGGGCCGCGGTGATTTGGATCTGCTGGGTCATCATCCGGGCAATCTAATGCAGCTGCCACGCAATCAGGGACCCTTGCGTCCGAATGTACCCGGTCAGGGTAGTCCCAATCCAGATCACTCACAGCCACCAGACTGGAATCCAGACCAATATACTTAGAACAGTAAAAGTATGGGGCTATCAACAACCAATTTTTCAATAGAAGAACCAGATAAATTCCAAATTGAccactaaatataaattttcaataaaattttgtttaattcttattcaaaataatttgtttaattcttattcaacacaaaaattagattttatgtatgtatgtagtaattagatttttttaaagctcaaACAGTTTGTGCACTTTGAAAttccaaaaaaatattgtcaaaATAATCTCTAGCGCTCTTACTCATAATGCTGGTGTAGTACAAGGGCGCCATATTAGCCACACAATCCGCTGTAGTAGGCGTCGCAATTCCTGCTACACAGACGCTGCCATCTTGTAGTTCCGCCTCGAGCACACTACTACTGggaattaaacaatttgtgcagGGCCCTAATTTGGCCCCAATTTCTATGGGCATCAGACATATATGTGTCTTCCGCTTTATTTGCTCCACTTGACGAATATTCTGGACACGGCTACACTCTTTGAACGGAAGCAAACGAagtttttgcttaaacaatGCACAGTTTTCAGCTGTAAACATTGTTtgaattaaaactattttagtgaatataaatcaatatgAGCTTACCATTATTGTTTTGAGCGTAAGCTATGGCCCGTAGCTCTACGGCGTCTCTCAGATGTTGCGCCGCACAAATGTTGGCTCTGCTGACGTTAAAGGAAAAGGCTGCCGCTTCGATAGACGTGTCCAACTCATATATAACCAAATCGTTGCGCAGCACGGGAGGCTTCTCGACTCCCCTAAGCTCCAACTGATGTTTGCCCGTAAAATAATCCCTAGCATCGTGTACACCAAACACTGCTTGCAAGGGGTTGTCAATAATTTCGGAACCAAAACAATTCGTGGTGGCCAGCAAATGGTTGGAGGATAGCACAAGCGCAGTGCAGCGATAAACGATCTCGTCCAAAGTTGGTGGCTTGAGGTATCccaaaaatgccaaataaggatagctgcaattatttaagacactaaattaaatatgctttaaaGCTTGAGCCTACTTACACTTCTTTATGCTGCTCGGGCAAATATTTTGGACAGCAGAATAGTTCAGCATGCTTGTCGTCCTTGAAATCACAGCTAGGCACCTcgtttaatgaaattatatgCTGATTTACATAGTGCTGTAGCTGCGGACAGTTTTCAGCCAGTTCACAGTAGCTCTCTGGGTAGCTGTCTGTCGGCGGACATTTGTCATGTTCTTCAACATAAAGATAAAGTCTCAATCGTGCCGTGTGATTTATGTTGAGTTTTAAGCTTACCATTCAAGTGCCTATACACTGTATGCTTAGCTTGAATACTTAAGATCAGGATAAAagctatatacacataatAGCCGAACATCTTACCGCTCGCAGCAAGTCTAACTAAGCATGTGGTgtgcataaaatgtttatttaaatatggcGAGCAATCTGCTTAtcgcttaataataaaaataacccAAATCCATTAAATTATGCTCTTTGTGCTCTTTCTTTATCAGTAAAGTTTCAagaatacatataaaaatatatttcctaataattttctattttaattaattgcgaataaatgaaatcgaaattatgttaatttgaaAACATCAAATTATAATGTATTCTATTCATAGGGAATTTTTTGCTTAGGTTTAGCCAAAGCTGGGATTGAGTACACTTGAGGACGTAGCTTGatagataaaataaatgaaatgtttgtgtatttgtggACTGTTGCCTAATATGAATGTATATTTTCCTATAAATGCTAAGTAACAATcttatgattattataatGATTTGTAATTTACTCGGTTACAATGCCCAGGTAGTATAGTGGCCCTTCGCTTTGAATGCAATCTGccattgtgggcgtggcaatgcCTAGCACACAAACACTTCCATTTGCTTGCTCTACATGCAAcacactgctgctggcaattaaaCAACGCTGACAATTATTTGGGCCTGAAAGATTCGTCCGAGAATTCTGCACCGGCCGCAGACACAGATGCGTCCTCTTGCTAATGTTGAGCATTTCGAACTCGTTGTGCACATTGCGGCACTCATTAAAGTCAACCAGACGCAGCTGGGTCTTGAACAGGCCACAATTGATGCCTGCAATCATAGGCATTTAAGAAACGATGTGCAAATGTAGAGCATGGAATGTTATATAGGAGAATTGCTTACCATTATGTTGAGCATAGCCCACAGCATACAGTTTATCCTGACTATCTATTGTCCTGctgcaaaaatttgctttcTCAACATGGACAGACAGATTCGCCTTGTCAATAGGCTCGGCCAGTCGCAGCACAGCATAGCCCTTGTTGTGGTTGACTATAGGTTCCTATAAAAGAAGGTACACTGCAGTGCATATGCAATTCGTAAGCGTTTAATACTGACTTTAACTTCTATCTCCATATGATTCCAAGCCGATGCAGATGGATTGCTAACACCAAAGAGTGCACTATTGGGATTACTCGAGGCATCGTCGCTAACGCAGTTGGTAGACGTTATCAGTAAGCCGTTCGTTGCTATAACGGCCGTACAACGATAAATATTGTCATCCAAATAGGGTTGTTTCAGATAACGCAGCGAGACCAAGGAGTTGTAGACTAATTTTGGCGCACtatacagcaaaaataaaacatttgggAACATGTGATACATTTAAAAGTGAAGAGCCCaacatacgtacatatgttGCAGATACGAAATAGAAAATCTTAAACTTACCCAGGACAACAGATAAGATCAATGCCGCCATAGAAACCACAACTTGGCGCCGAGTCTTTATGCTCAGGGTTACATTCATTGGAACGCATGCAAATTCTTGTTGTATTGTCATTGCTTGGCCCACAGACCTGATCAACTGATTATGTTATAATTGCATATACTAGTTAGatctaagtgtgtgtgtgtgtgtgtgtgtgtgtctgtgcacTTACCAGACAAAAATTGTTGTCTCTGCGCCAGCGCCAATGCTACGATCATTGGCAGCACAAACAGAATCACAGCATTCATCTTACTGCTACGCCAATTCATATACAACTAAAATCTAGAAGACTGAAGAGCGGCCTTTGCACTGGCACATGGCATGAATAAAGCAAATCCAAAAGATTATTGCTCATTATTTGCGTATAAGAGATAGAACAACAcaatttaatcaaatcaaaaatgaactttaattggtttttgttgctatatatatatacatatatatttatatgtatatatgtacatatttcaatttatgcacatgtatcaagcataacaacaatattaGGCGTGgccatatatttatatacttttattttattaaacattgaatcaatcaataaacaaatggaTCAAAATATTAAGTGCACATGACACACGACACGCGCCCGAATACGATTGCTACTGTCAGTCCTATCTATTAGATTATATGAGAAATACAAGCCAGGCATATATTAAGACGGAAGAGCTATCacgagatagatagagagagagagagagagagagagagcggaaaTCAAAAGAgtgataaaaaataatatgtaaacaataaatgatTCAATTAGCGGCGCTGCTGCATTCGCATTTAAGGGAAAAATCAAAGatgtgcaaaatataaaatttactgCTTAAAATAACTGTACATTTTTCTACTTTATATTAAagattaatacaattttaggCCTAAAATGTctgcaataaacaattttttccaAGCTCCATACTTGCATATATCACATGTACGGTACatacatgtacacacacacacacacatatgtacatatgtacttcgggcatttgcaagcaaaacaattgcGCTGCCTGATAAGAGGACGTATAAAAAAAGCTGAAGTACCAATGTATGTTATTGATTTCAAATCAAgattctttttttgcttttgttttggttttaaaaaagaaaacaaaaatttaattgtactAGCGCTATAATACTTGACGGCTCAGGAGGCGCATGTGGCATGTATGGGTTGATCACAGTTCAGTTGCAAGGTAAATGTGTTGTatgtgttgcatgttgtttattataaatactaaTTGTGCACAATTAGTAACCATAGAAGTAAGCCTCATAGCTAAAGGTGCGTGTTTGATTGCAAGCCAATAGAATATGCGCTGTGTTCTTGCCAATGCCGCCACCAACCAAATATGCGTTTGCATCGCCAGCAGAGGCATCCACATAGATTTCAATGCTGGTCAAAGTGTTGCCACTGGCTGAGGTATATTTGAGCTGCACTTCAATATCCACGGCAGTGGTAAAGCTTTCATCGTCATAGTTATTCACCAAAAGTTTATCCccttaaaagcaaaaatatagaaTGGTTATTCACAATTAAAGTTgtagcttcttcttctctcGTACCTTGTATGCGATCATTTGCACTAAAAACCATATTTCCCTTGgcatgttttacttttttcaaCTCTATGAGCTCTACTGTGGGATTTAGCGTACAAAACCGTTCTTCATCCGTTACCGACGTTATAGCTGATGTATCCAAATCGCTGGCACGTTGCAGCGTCTCCTGTACGGCGGCTAATTGTATTGGCTGTAGGCTAGGGGCAGCCGCTACGCAAGCGTGCAGCATTAGCGAGGCAAACAGCACTTGCCAcatattcaaaacaaaaaaaaaatatctctatatatatatataaatttatatatattacttgTGCCCGcaagtttaaagttttgttCTTAAATTGATATTGTTTGATAGTTGctttctaatttttttatattcttgtAGACCGTGTGCAATCGAGTTGTCGACTGTTTTGTGCATTGCCTGTCAGCCACGTTTGCTTTTATATGCCAacgtctcagtctcagtctcagtctcaagCTCTTATCGGCGGTCAGCGTTAGATAAGACGCAGCGTGgcgtatatgtatttgttgatATATTCTATATGACAACAACTGAACGATAAGCTCagtacagacacacacacacacatgccttATTAAAACTGCTTAACTCGTTGGGCTTAAGCTTTAATCAATTGTTCAGTTActataaatagcaattaatatatttagacattctgaaaaaaaaaaacattgc is part of the Drosophila busckii strain San Diego stock center, stock number 13000-0081.31 chromosome X, ASM1175060v1, whole genome shotgun sequence genome and encodes:
- the LOC108606580 gene encoding proteasome inhibitor PI31 subunit gives rise to the protein MDSSVELLASDFFYGWDLLYRTEEERLNKKSDVLMLLMHFLLTKHYNFRCLGIGDDNHNNNNNYEEQAGSELLPDAWNSDSNKYALHYVHNELFYTLMGHLTNDALIINLLDVQTKNVSNVCVMPQALVAQLKGNISQTLPNAMDTVKRFRKELCDPVVGVKRREATTQQQTATSSERDPLLIAEHRQPSMYMPQTLGPPSYSMPNVGRGDLDLLGHHPGNLMQLPRNQGPLRPNVPGQGSPNPDHSQPPDWNPDQYT
- the LOC108605411 gene encoding uncharacterized protein LOC108605411, whose product is MFGYYVYIAFILILSIQAKHTVYRHLNEHDKCPPTDSYPESYCELAENCPQLQHYVNQHIISLNEVPSCDFKDDKHAELFCCPKYLPEQHKEVYPYLAFLGYLKPPTLDEIVYRCTALVLSSNHLLATTNCFGSEIIDNPLQAVFGVHDARDYFTGKHQLELRGVEKPPVLRNDLVIYELDTSIEAAAFSFNVSRANICAAQHLRDAVELRAIAYAQNNNAENCALFKQKLRLLPFKECSRVQNIRQVEQIKRKTHICLMPIEIGAKLGPCTNCLIPSSSVLEAELQDGSVCVAGIATPTTADCVANMAPLYYTSIMSKSARDYFDNIFLEFQSAQTV
- the LOC108606579 gene encoding uncharacterized protein LOC108606579: MNAVILFVLPMIVALALAQRQQFLSVDQVCGPSNDNTTRICMRSNECNPEHKDSAPSCGFYGGIDLICCPGAPKLVYNSLVSLRYLKQPYLDDNIYRCTAVIATNGLLITSTNCVSDDASSNPNSALFGVSNPSASAWNHMEIEVKEPIVNHNKGYAVLRLAEPIDKANLSVHVEKANFCSRTIDSQDKLYAVGYAQHNGINCGLFKTQLRLVDFNECRNVHNEFEMLNISKRTHLCLRPVQNSRTNLSGPNNCQRCLIASSSVLHVEQANGSVCVLGIATPTMADCIQSEGPLYYLGIVTE
- the LOC108606581 gene encoding uncharacterized protein LOC108606581 yields the protein MWQVLFASLMLHACVAAAPSLQPIQLAAVQETLQRASDLDTSAITSVTDEERFCTLNPTVELIELKKVKHAKGNMVFSANDRIQGDKLLVNNYDDESFTTAVDIEVQLKYTSASGNTLTSIEIYVDASAGDANAYLVGGGIGKNTAHILLACNQTRTFSYEAYFYGY